Proteins found in one Opitutaceae bacterium genomic segment:
- a CDS encoding ABC transporter ATP-binding protein, whose product MPLLEVTDLRTSFHTRSGVFRAVDGVSFSLERGETLGIVGESGSGKSVTCYSLMGLIPQPPGRIEGGTALFDGVDLLRCDASQARQIRGKRIAMIFQDPMTSLNPYLRISEQLIEPLLIHEKISRAAALERALRMLDAVGINDAVRRIHFYPHEFSGGMRQRVMIAMALITQPELLIADEPTTALDVTVQAQILELIKRMQREFGMAVIFITHDLGVVSGLCDRVQVMYAGRIVETADTRTLFTAPRHPYTRGLQRSIPALQRKGEALYTIRGLPPDVSRPLPGCAFADRCEFAVDRCREQRPELSSENADHPHACLRVQKGEIA is encoded by the coding sequence GTGCCGCTCCTCGAAGTCACCGATCTCCGTACCTCATTCCATACCCGCTCCGGCGTGTTTCGCGCCGTGGATGGCGTCAGCTTCTCGCTCGAACGGGGCGAGACATTGGGCATCGTGGGCGAGTCCGGGTCCGGCAAATCCGTCACTTGCTATTCGCTGATGGGCCTCATTCCCCAACCGCCGGGGCGCATCGAGGGAGGGACCGCCTTGTTTGACGGCGTCGACCTGCTGCGCTGCGACGCCTCCCAGGCCCGGCAGATTCGGGGAAAGCGCATCGCGATGATCTTCCAGGACCCGATGACGTCGCTCAATCCGTACCTGCGGATATCCGAGCAGCTCATCGAACCGCTATTGATCCACGAGAAGATAAGCCGTGCTGCCGCACTCGAACGCGCCCTGCGAATGCTCGATGCCGTGGGAATCAACGACGCAGTCCGTCGGATCCATTTTTACCCGCATGAATTTTCCGGGGGAATGCGCCAGCGGGTGATGATCGCCATGGCATTGATCACGCAGCCCGAGCTGCTGATCGCCGACGAGCCGACCACCGCCCTCGATGTCACGGTCCAGGCACAGATCCTCGAACTCATCAAGCGCATGCAGCGCGAATTCGGCATGGCTGTCATCTTCATCACGCACGACCTCGGGGTGGTCTCCGGTCTCTGCGACCGGGTTCAGGTCATGTACGCGGGGAGGATTGTGGAGACGGCCGACACACGCACCCTCTTCACGGCGCCACGGCACCCCTACACGCGCGGCCTGCAGCGCTCCATTCCCGCACTTCAGCGAAAGGGTGAAGCCTTGTACACGATTCGCGGCCTGCCGCCGGACGTTTCCCGACCACTTCCTGGCTGCGCCTTCGCAGACCGCTGCGAGTTCGCTGTCGACAGGTGTCGCGAACAGCGTCCGGAACTTTCGTCCGAGAATGCAGACCACCCCCACGCCTGCCTTCGGGTGCAGAAAGGAGAAATCGCATGA
- the ychF gene encoding redox-regulated ATPase YchF, translating into MKAGIVGLPNVGKSTLFNALTRSRKAEAANYPFCTIDPNVGVVTVPDERLPVLQKIAKTSVIIPAAIEFVDIAGLVKGASQGEGLGNQFLANIREVDAIVHVVRCFEDSDILHTMGSVDPVRDIDVITTELILADLDAVTKRIEKSQKKAKSGDKEAQAEIALLERLQPHLNANKPANILQVNEEEARLLKLFQLLSAKPVLYACNVAESDLADAEGNPFVKKVAEFVAAHHDAAYVPISARIEAELIDLSPEEAKAFLADLGVSDSGVSALIRASYDLLGLQTYFTAGEKEVRAWTIKKGWKAPQAAGVIHTDFEKGFIKAEVVSYEDLSRLGSVAAAREAGKYRLEGKEYVFQDGDVALFRFNN; encoded by the coding sequence ATGAAAGCCGGAATCGTCGGCCTGCCCAACGTTGGCAAGTCCACCCTCTTCAACGCGCTTACCCGCTCCCGCAAGGCGGAAGCCGCAAATTATCCGTTTTGCACGATTGACCCCAACGTGGGTGTCGTGACGGTCCCCGACGAGCGCCTCCCGGTGCTTCAGAAGATCGCGAAAACGAGTGTGATCATCCCGGCAGCGATCGAGTTCGTCGACATAGCGGGCCTCGTTAAGGGTGCCAGCCAAGGTGAAGGTCTTGGCAACCAGTTCCTCGCGAACATTCGCGAGGTAGATGCAATTGTCCACGTGGTGCGGTGCTTCGAAGACAGCGATATTCTCCACACGATGGGTTCGGTTGATCCGGTTCGCGACATCGACGTCATCACCACCGAGCTGATTCTGGCCGACCTCGACGCCGTCACCAAGCGTATTGAGAAATCGCAGAAGAAGGCGAAGTCCGGTGACAAGGAGGCACAGGCCGAGATCGCCCTGCTTGAGCGATTGCAGCCCCACCTCAATGCGAACAAGCCCGCCAATATCCTTCAGGTGAATGAGGAAGAGGCCCGCCTGTTGAAGCTGTTTCAATTGCTCAGCGCCAAGCCCGTCCTTTATGCCTGCAATGTCGCGGAAAGCGACCTGGCCGACGCCGAGGGGAACCCATTCGTCAAGAAGGTCGCGGAGTTCGTCGCAGCCCACCACGATGCGGCGTACGTGCCCATCAGCGCCCGCATCGAGGCCGAGTTGATCGATCTCTCCCCGGAAGAGGCCAAGGCCTTCCTCGCCGACCTCGGCGTCAGCGACTCCGGCGTCTCCGCCCTGATCCGCGCGTCCTACGACCTGCTCGGGCTGCAGACGTATTTCACGGCCGGCGAAAAGGAGGTGCGCGCCTGGACAATCAAGAAGGGTTGGAAGGCCCCGCAGGCCGCCGGCGTCATCCATACCGATTTCGAGAAGGGCTTCATCAAGGCGGAAGTCGTCAGCTACGAGGACTTGTCCCGCCTGGGTTCGGTCGCCGCCGCGCGCGAAGCCGGCAAATACCGGCTGGAAGGCAAGGAATATGTCTTTCAGGATGGCGATGTCGCCCTCTTCCGTTTCAACAACTGA
- the trmD gene encoding tRNA (guanosine(37)-N1)-methyltransferase TrmD produces the protein MALHIDLLTLFPRMLDGFLTESILGKGIEANRLTVKVHDLRGWATDKHKTADDRPFGGGAGMVMKPDPVFAAMEQLQTPGCRRVYLTPDGTPLSPELAMDLSRQQHLIFLSGHYEGIDQRIRDHVIDQEISIGDYVLTNGTLAAAVVIDALSRFIPGVLGEEKSLTHESFTGKLLDFPQYTRPAEFRGWSVPEVLLSGDHAKIEKWRLAQRIEKTRQVRPDLFEKYSHESRP, from the coding sequence ATGGCCCTCCACATCGACCTCCTGACGCTCTTTCCGAGGATGCTCGACGGTTTCCTGACCGAAAGCATCCTTGGGAAAGGTATCGAAGCAAATCGGCTTACGGTTAAAGTCCACGATTTGCGCGGGTGGGCGACTGACAAGCACAAGACCGCCGATGATCGGCCTTTCGGAGGTGGTGCGGGCATGGTGATGAAGCCCGATCCAGTGTTCGCAGCCATGGAACAACTGCAGACCCCCGGCTGCCGGCGGGTCTATCTGACGCCTGACGGCACGCCGCTTTCGCCGGAGCTTGCAATGGATCTCTCCCGTCAGCAGCACCTCATTTTTCTTAGCGGCCACTATGAAGGCATTGACCAGCGAATCCGCGATCATGTGATCGATCAGGAGATCAGCATCGGCGATTATGTGCTCACGAACGGGACGCTTGCTGCCGCTGTTGTGATCGATGCATTAAGTCGTTTCATTCCCGGTGTGCTTGGGGAAGAAAAGTCATTGACGCACGAAAGCTTCACCGGCAAGTTGCTCGACTTTCCTCAATACACGCGTCCCGCCGAATTCCGCGGTTGGTCCGTTCCGGAAGTGCTCCTTTCGGGCGATCATGCCAAGATCGAGAAGTGGCGGCTTGCGCAGCGTATCGAGAAAACACGTCAGGTCCGTCCAGATTTATTCGAGAAATACAGTCATGAATCCCGTCCTTAA
- the rpsP gene encoding 30S ribosomal protein S16, with product MALKIRLSRIGAVHKPIYHVVVAEARSRRDGAAVEVLGTYSPRSAKEPLKLDIARADYWLSKGAVATDTAHGLIKKARKSVAA from the coding sequence ATGGCTCTCAAGATTCGTCTCTCTCGCATCGGTGCGGTTCACAAGCCCATCTACCATGTCGTCGTGGCTGAAGCCCGTTCCCGTCGCGATGGTGCTGCGGTCGAAGTGCTCGGCACCTACTCGCCGCGCTCGGCCAAAGAGCCGTTGAAGCTCGATATCGCTCGCGCTGACTATTGGCTGAGCAAGGGTGCAGTCGCCACCGACACGGCACACGGCCTGATCAAGAAGGCACGCAAGTCGGTTGCCGCTTAA
- the tkt gene encoding transketolase, with translation MKLNIELLAKACAQARGLAIDAVHKSNSGHLGLPLGATEIGAVLYGHALAHNPDEPRWLNRDRFVLSAGHGSMFLYTWLHLSGYELSIEEVSNFRQLHSKTPGHPEFHETPGVECTTGPLGQGVGNAVGLALSGKMAAARFNTPEHTIFDNHVIALAGDGCMQEGVALEAVSFAGHQGLDNLILIYDANDVTLDAMADKSQSDNVALRFKALNWDVQTLADGHDMVAILKALNKAKKATSGKPQLIIAKTLIGKGIPEVQGTQKGHGEGGAKFADAARAGLGLPADQHFFVSEDVRAYFAEHKKRLVRGYKKWVKTFEAWRTANPEKASLLESRDAVIDPSALLAKIPQFPADAKLATRAAGRDVLQPIAAELPLFVSGSADLYGSTLNYIASDKDFDKTNRAGRNIRFGIREHAMASINNGIAYDGIFKTSCATFLVFADYSRPSMRLAALCKLPVTYIYTHDSVGVGEDGPTHQPVETVSGLRVIPNLDVIRPADPEETAGAFASAVSRQDGPTLLALSRQNLPNLNDIPVDIRRQGVLKGAYIAVKETSELTHILLSSGSELQWAIAAAKELGSGVRVVSVPSFEIFKRQSAEYRESVLPSSCRKRVAIEAGVSGLWFQFVGLDGKVVGIDRFGLSAPGATVFKELGITTEAVLDAAKSL, from the coding sequence ATGAAACTGAATATCGAACTCCTCGCCAAAGCATGCGCCCAAGCGCGCGGCCTCGCCATCGACGCCGTGCACAAGTCAAATTCAGGCCACCTGGGTTTGCCGCTCGGTGCCACTGAAATTGGCGCTGTGCTGTACGGGCATGCGCTGGCCCATAATCCCGACGAGCCGCGTTGGCTCAACCGGGACCGTTTTGTGCTCTCGGCAGGCCACGGTTCGATGTTCCTCTACACTTGGCTGCACCTGAGCGGCTATGAGCTTTCGATCGAGGAGGTCAGCAATTTCCGCCAGCTGCACAGCAAGACGCCCGGTCACCCTGAATTCCACGAGACCCCCGGAGTCGAATGCACCACCGGGCCGCTCGGGCAGGGAGTCGGCAATGCGGTGGGTCTGGCGCTGTCGGGCAAGATGGCTGCCGCTCGCTTCAATACTCCCGAACATACGATCTTCGACAACCATGTCATCGCCCTCGCAGGCGACGGCTGCATGCAGGAAGGTGTCGCCCTTGAGGCGGTTTCCTTCGCCGGCCACCAAGGCCTCGACAACCTCATTTTGATCTACGATGCCAACGACGTCACTCTGGACGCGATGGCGGACAAGTCGCAAAGCGACAACGTCGCCCTGCGCTTCAAGGCGCTCAACTGGGACGTGCAGACGCTGGCAGATGGGCACGACATGGTGGCCATCCTGAAGGCCCTCAACAAGGCGAAGAAGGCCACTAGCGGAAAGCCCCAGCTAATCATCGCCAAGACCTTGATCGGCAAGGGAATTCCCGAGGTGCAGGGCACGCAAAAAGGCCACGGTGAAGGTGGAGCGAAGTTTGCCGACGCGGCTCGCGCGGGCCTCGGTCTTCCGGCAGACCAGCACTTCTTCGTGAGCGAAGATGTGCGTGCTTATTTTGCCGAGCACAAGAAGCGTCTCGTCCGCGGTTACAAGAAGTGGGTGAAGACTTTTGAGGCATGGCGCACCGCGAACCCTGAAAAGGCGTCCTTGCTCGAGTCCCGCGACGCGGTGATCGATCCGTCTGCCCTGCTTGCAAAGATTCCGCAATTCCCGGCAGATGCCAAGCTCGCCACGCGGGCAGCGGGCCGGGATGTATTGCAGCCAATCGCAGCCGAGTTGCCGCTGTTTGTTTCTGGCAGCGCGGACCTTTACGGTTCGACCTTGAACTACATCGCGTCGGACAAGGATTTCGACAAGACGAACCGCGCCGGCCGAAACATCCGCTTTGGCATCCGTGAGCACGCCATGGCGTCGATCAACAACGGCATCGCATACGACGGAATCTTCAAGACGTCCTGCGCCACCTTCCTGGTGTTTGCTGATTACTCGCGTCCCTCGATGCGCCTGGCAGCGCTTTGCAAGCTGCCTGTCACCTATATCTACACCCACGATTCAGTGGGCGTGGGCGAGGACGGGCCGACGCACCAACCGGTGGAAACGGTTTCCGGCCTGCGCGTTATCCCCAATCTCGATGTGATTCGCCCGGCCGATCCGGAAGAGACTGCCGGTGCATTCGCCTCCGCGGTGTCGCGCCAGGATGGTCCCACGCTGCTCGCTCTTTCCCGCCAGAATCTCCCCAACCTCAACGATATCCCCGTCGACATCCGCCGCCAAGGCGTTCTCAAGGGTGCCTATATCGCGGTGAAGGAAACCTCGGAGCTGACCCACATCCTCCTTTCCTCCGGTTCGGAGCTCCAGTGGGCGATTGCAGCCGCCAAGGAGCTGGGCTCCGGCGTGCGCGTCGTTTCCGTGCCCTCGTTCGAGATCTTCAAGCGCCAATCCGCGGAGTATCGTGAAAGCGTTCTTCCCTCCTCCTGCCGCAAGCGGGTGGCGATCGAGGCCGGCGTCTCGGGCCTCTGGTTCCAATTCGTTGGATTGGACGGCAAGGTCGTCGGCATCGATCGCTTTGGTCTCAGCGCACCGGGAGCGACTGTCTTCAAGGAACTTGGAATCACCACAGAAGCTGTGCTTGACGCGGCTAAGAGCCTCTGA
- a CDS encoding DMT family transporter, with amino-acid sequence MDWVTAVIFSSLLLGCYDLCIKHAVRDNAVLPVLFLSNLCSATLWIMVIGVDRSQALVVASWLHVTPMTGVQHAMLFGKSALVAGAWTCSYFAMKHLPLSLASPIRSMAPLVTFAGALLLLGERLNGWQAAGVLVTLSSFLGLSLVGRREGIHFERNHWIWILILGTFFNGLSGLYDKFLLGRIGLTAPTLQAWFSIYLAIIFLPLALGWKLRLWPRNHFLWRTSILGVSLFLLLADYLYFSALQNPEAMVSIVSSVRRGSALVSFAGGVFLYREVNGWRKLPAVVGILAGIVLMLVH; translated from the coding sequence ATGGATTGGGTCACCGCTGTCATTTTTTCGTCGTTGCTGCTGGGTTGTTATGACCTGTGCATCAAGCACGCGGTGAGGGACAACGCCGTACTTCCGGTCCTCTTTCTGAGCAATCTCTGCAGCGCGACGCTTTGGATCATGGTGATCGGGGTGGATCGGTCCCAGGCGCTGGTGGTTGCGTCCTGGCTGCATGTCACCCCGATGACTGGGGTCCAGCATGCGATGTTGTTCGGGAAGTCTGCATTGGTGGCGGGGGCTTGGACCTGCTCGTACTTTGCAATGAAGCACCTGCCGCTTTCGTTGGCTTCCCCGATCCGGTCGATGGCGCCGCTCGTGACCTTTGCCGGCGCTCTTCTGCTGCTGGGTGAGCGGCTCAATGGGTGGCAGGCGGCGGGGGTACTGGTGACACTCTCTTCATTCCTTGGCTTGTCGCTTGTGGGGCGGCGCGAGGGCATTCATTTCGAGCGCAACCATTGGATCTGGATCCTGATTCTAGGTACCTTTTTCAACGGCCTCAGTGGATTGTACGATAAATTTCTCCTTGGACGAATTGGCCTGACAGCACCCACTTTGCAGGCGTGGTTCTCAATCTACCTAGCTATCATTTTCCTGCCGCTTGCGCTTGGGTGGAAACTACGCCTGTGGCCGCGCAATCACTTCCTTTGGCGCACGAGCATCCTCGGGGTTTCTCTGTTTCTGCTCTTGGCAGACTACTTGTATTTCAGCGCCTTGCAGAACCCGGAAGCCATGGTTTCAATTGTCTCGAGCGTCAGAAGGGGGTCGGCACTGGTGAGTTTTGCCGGGGGAGTGTTCCTCTATCGGGAAGTGAATGGCTGGCGAAAACTGCCCGCGGTTGTGGGAATTCTCGCAGGAATTGTGCTTATGCTGGTGCATTGA
- the polX gene encoding DNA polymerase/3'-5' exonuclease PolX — protein MTKNEIADILNEIATLLELKGENPFKVRAYQAGARALEALEENIDTVIKEGRLGTIKGLGDALIQKITELHASGSLKFHEELKASVPPGMVEMLDIPGLGPKKIVALREKLGVTDIAALTKACEEGQVATLAGFGEKTQSKLLQGIRNREAYGRRHLWFEAAEVAEPILSGLRSLPQVLRAEHAGSLRRGMETVGDLDFLVAASEVEPVVEWFVTREGVKEVTARGDTKASVRYGSGLQADLRIVPEEQFYFALHHFTGSKDHNVQMRQRALARGLSLSEWGLVPAEGEGTAKEKAEQRASLPAESEADVFTHLGLRFIPPELREGMGEIEWAETHEFPRLLDSLDLRGTFHAHTTASDGRSTLLEMVMAAESLGWEYVGITDHSKASFQARGLDEARLAQQVEDIRRLNASGRFKLHVFAGSEVDVLTDGSLDFGDDVLQTLDFVIASVHNATAMSEDDMTRRIVKAIENPHVTMLGHITGRLLLRREAYKVDVARVIDAALANETIIELNATPERLDMDWRHWRRAAERGLLCSLNPDAHDTEGLRRVESGVRVARKGWLTREHVFNTRPLVDIQRWFAKV, from the coding sequence ATGACGAAGAACGAGATCGCCGATATCCTGAATGAGATTGCCACGCTTCTGGAGTTGAAGGGAGAGAATCCGTTCAAGGTGCGCGCCTATCAGGCGGGGGCTCGCGCCTTGGAGGCACTCGAGGAGAATATCGACACGGTGATCAAGGAAGGTCGCCTTGGAACAATCAAGGGCCTCGGCGATGCCCTGATTCAGAAGATCACCGAGCTTCATGCGAGTGGTAGCCTGAAGTTTCATGAGGAGTTGAAGGCCTCCGTACCTCCAGGCATGGTGGAGATGCTCGACATCCCGGGCCTAGGGCCGAAGAAGATCGTGGCGCTTCGTGAGAAGCTTGGTGTCACTGATATCGCCGCCCTGACCAAAGCGTGCGAGGAAGGCCAGGTGGCGACGCTTGCTGGTTTCGGTGAGAAAACGCAGTCGAAGCTACTTCAAGGGATCCGAAACCGCGAGGCCTATGGTCGGCGCCATCTGTGGTTTGAAGCGGCGGAAGTTGCGGAGCCGATCTTGTCAGGTCTCCGCTCGTTGCCGCAGGTGCTCCGCGCCGAGCATGCAGGCAGTCTTCGTCGTGGCATGGAGACCGTGGGAGATCTCGACTTCCTGGTTGCGGCGTCCGAGGTGGAGCCGGTGGTGGAGTGGTTTGTCACTCGGGAAGGCGTCAAGGAGGTGACGGCTCGCGGTGATACCAAGGCAAGTGTCCGTTATGGTAGTGGACTTCAGGCTGACTTGCGAATTGTGCCGGAAGAGCAGTTTTACTTTGCACTCCATCACTTCACTGGATCGAAAGACCACAATGTGCAGATGCGTCAACGCGCCCTCGCCCGAGGCCTCAGTCTGAGCGAGTGGGGGTTGGTGCCCGCTGAAGGGGAGGGCACTGCCAAGGAAAAGGCGGAGCAACGGGCCAGTCTGCCGGCTGAGAGCGAGGCCGATGTGTTCACGCACCTGGGGCTCCGTTTCATACCTCCGGAATTGCGCGAGGGCATGGGTGAGATCGAGTGGGCGGAGACGCATGAGTTCCCCCGTTTGCTCGACTCGTTGGATTTGCGCGGCACCTTCCACGCCCACACCACTGCGTCGGATGGACGGAGCACGCTTTTGGAGATGGTCATGGCCGCCGAATCGCTCGGTTGGGAATATGTGGGAATCACCGACCACTCGAAGGCGAGCTTCCAGGCGCGCGGCCTCGACGAGGCGAGACTTGCGCAACAGGTCGAGGATATCCGGAGGCTGAATGCGAGCGGGCGTTTTAAGCTTCATGTGTTTGCCGGCTCGGAAGTGGATGTCCTCACGGACGGTAGTCTCGATTTCGGCGATGATGTTTTGCAGACACTCGATTTCGTGATCGCCTCGGTGCACAACGCGACGGCGATGAGCGAGGACGACATGACACGTCGCATCGTGAAAGCCATTGAGAACCCACACGTGACCATGCTCGGGCACATCACGGGGCGACTGCTGCTGCGACGCGAAGCCTACAAGGTCGATGTCGCGCGCGTGATCGATGCGGCGCTGGCGAACGAGACAATCATCGAGCTCAACGCGACACCGGAACGGCTGGACATGGACTGGCGCCATTGGCGGCGGGCGGCGGAACGCGGTCTCCTTTGCAGCCTAAACCCCGACGCCCACGACACCGAAGGCCTCCGTCGGGTGGAGTCGGGGGTGCGCGTGGCGCGCAAGGGATGGCTCACCCGCGAGCACGTGTTCAACACGCGGCCGCTTGTGGATATCCAGAGGTGGTTTGCGAAGGTGTGA
- a CDS encoding glycosyltransferase, with translation MAQRPLRILLVNRHMNIGGVETYLYRLCAGLGRRGHQVGLLTEGGLFEDKVKEAGARLHKVRNLAKDWPTLLPELVSCGYDVVHGHNYHSARVACALAKRLHKPYLMSVHGPRPRLKQLLFRDWSERVIVMSEGDRDNICWWGGVPPSRVTLSFYGIDTDRFHPGIPTDDLRAELELQGVPVIVFVSRFSNRKADVGHALLDALPTLRQQHTNLRLLLVGEGPEREGLETHLARTNEVCKTAAATMIGPRRDVERFMALATIAVCTANTALEAMACGVPTLAAGRTGFFGLVSSGNFEDARALCFADHGTSPREMSPTPFLEVIPDLLQRLPQAQKQALETATLVAERTSVTKMALEMEGLYRSLVPVPAA, from the coding sequence ATGGCCCAACGTCCGCTGCGCATCCTCCTCGTCAATCGCCATATGAATATCGGCGGGGTTGAAACTTACCTTTATCGCCTCTGCGCAGGCCTGGGCAGGCGCGGCCACCAGGTGGGGCTGCTGACCGAGGGGGGGCTGTTCGAGGACAAGGTGAAGGAAGCCGGAGCGCGCCTGCACAAGGTGCGCAACCTCGCCAAAGACTGGCCGACACTTCTCCCCGAACTGGTTAGCTGCGGTTATGACGTGGTCCACGGTCACAACTACCATTCTGCACGGGTAGCGTGCGCGTTGGCGAAACGCCTGCACAAGCCATACCTGATGAGCGTGCACGGTCCCCGTCCCCGCCTCAAACAACTCCTCTTCCGGGATTGGAGCGAACGCGTCATCGTGATGAGCGAGGGCGACCGGGACAACATCTGCTGGTGGGGCGGCGTCCCTCCCTCGCGCGTCACGCTCAGCTTCTACGGGATCGACACCGACCGCTTCCACCCCGGAATTCCCACCGACGACCTCCGCGCGGAGCTCGAACTTCAGGGTGTCCCCGTGATCGTGTTCGTCAGCCGCTTCTCCAACCGCAAGGCTGATGTCGGGCACGCGCTGCTGGACGCATTACCGACACTTCGTCAACAACATACAAACCTCAGGCTCCTCCTCGTAGGGGAAGGTCCTGAGCGCGAAGGTCTCGAGACGCACCTCGCCCGGACAAACGAGGTGTGCAAGACAGCCGCTGCGACGATGATCGGTCCGCGACGCGACGTCGAACGCTTCATGGCGCTCGCGACGATCGCCGTGTGCACGGCCAACACCGCTCTCGAAGCCATGGCTTGCGGCGTGCCCACCCTCGCCGCGGGACGCACCGGTTTCTTCGGCCTGGTGAGCAGCGGCAACTTTGAGGACGCGCGGGCGCTTTGCTTCGCCGACCACGGCACCTCGCCCCGCGAAATGAGTCCCACTCCGTTTCTTGAAGTCATTCCGGACCTGCTTCAACGCCTGCCACAGGCACAGAAGCAAGCACTCGAGACTGCAACGTTGGTTGCAGAACGGACTTCCGTGACCAAGATGGCCTTGGAAATGGAAGGCCTCTACCGCTCCCTTGTCCCCGTTCCCGCCGCCTGA
- the rplS gene encoding 50S ribosomal protein L19 codes for MNPVLKEITAHQLKKDLPPFKVGDGVRVHTKVREGDKERVQVYSGIVIARKGHGIHESFTVRRISYGEGVERVFPVNSPNIEKIEIERESEPMKARLYYLRNRLGKAAVAVREKRNETATAS; via the coding sequence ATGAATCCCGTCCTTAAAGAAATCACCGCCCACCAGCTCAAGAAAGACCTCCCTCCGTTCAAGGTGGGTGACGGCGTTCGCGTCCACACGAAGGTGCGCGAAGGTGACAAGGAGCGTGTGCAGGTTTACTCCGGTATCGTGATCGCCCGCAAGGGTCACGGCATCCATGAGTCGTTCACCGTTCGCCGTATCAGCTACGGCGAGGGCGTCGAGCGTGTGTTTCCGGTCAACTCGCCGAACATCGAGAAGATCGAGATCGAGCGCGAGTCCGAGCCGATGAAGGCCCGCCTCTACTACCTCCGCAACCGCCTCGGCAAGGCTGCCGTCGCCGTTCGCGAGAAGCGCAACGAGACCGCCACCGCCAGCTGA
- a CDS encoding dipeptide ABC transporter ATP-binding protein has protein sequence MSDVILELKDVKTHFPVQEGLVFKKTVGTVKAVDGVSLTLKRGEVLGLVGESGCGKSTLARSILQLVPVTDGTVILEGKNLTEGNTAEIRAARRHLQMVFQDPYASLNPRMTIFDTLAEPLLVHNVCTRETVARRVNELMEIVGLAPRFAQKYPHEFSGGQRQRIAIARALALEPRVVIADEPVSALDVSIQAQILNLLADLTKRMNLSLIFIAHDLSVVKHISDRVAVMYLGKIVELGTAVEVIEHPRHPYTKALISAVPVPNPDIEKNRQRIVLAGDPPSPINPPSGCAFNPRCRYANDGCKAVVPALRTFEDQHQVACHRVEEIS, from the coding sequence ATGAGCGACGTGATACTGGAACTCAAGGACGTGAAGACCCACTTCCCCGTGCAGGAGGGTCTGGTGTTCAAGAAGACCGTCGGCACCGTCAAGGCGGTTGATGGCGTTTCCCTCACGCTCAAGCGGGGAGAGGTGCTGGGCTTGGTCGGCGAATCAGGCTGCGGCAAGTCGACTCTGGCTCGCTCCATTCTCCAGTTGGTACCGGTGACGGATGGCACCGTGATCCTCGAGGGCAAGAACCTCACCGAGGGCAACACCGCGGAGATTCGCGCCGCCCGGCGCCATCTCCAAATGGTGTTCCAAGACCCGTACGCATCTCTGAATCCACGCATGACGATTTTCGACACGCTGGCAGAGCCGCTGTTGGTGCACAATGTCTGCACCCGCGAGACAGTTGCCCGCCGCGTGAACGAGCTGATGGAAATCGTCGGCCTCGCCCCGAGGTTTGCGCAGAAATACCCGCACGAGTTTTCCGGTGGCCAGCGGCAACGTATAGCCATTGCCCGGGCACTCGCCCTCGAGCCGCGCGTGGTCATCGCCGATGAGCCGGTATCGGCACTCGATGTCTCCATCCAGGCCCAGATCCTCAACCTACTGGCGGACCTGACCAAGCGGATGAACCTCAGCCTGATCTTCATCGCCCACGACCTCTCGGTGGTGAAGCACATCTCTGATCGGGTCGCCGTGATGTACCTGGGGAAGATCGTCGAACTCGGAACGGCCGTTGAAGTGATCGAACACCCCCGGCACCCCTACACAAAGGCGTTGATCAGCGCCGTTCCGGTACCCAACCCCGACATCGAGAAAAACCGCCAGCGCATCGTTCTCGCCGGGGACCCGCCCTCGCCAATCAATCCCCCTTCAGGCTGCGCCTTCAACCCGCGTTGTCGCTACGCAAACGACGGATGCAAAGCAGTCGTGCCAGCTCTCAGGACTTTCGAAGACCAACACCAGGTGGCGTGTCACCGGGTAGAAGAGATAAGTTGA